Proteins from a single region of Desulfolutivibrio sulfoxidireducens:
- a CDS encoding alginate O-acetyltransferase AlgX-related protein encodes MTVPAASARRRAIHLLGVLLFVVLVCLPAADGFFHLSPPVNLMEPDPGPPPALSLNPTTWEAGFRTLRKGYLERAFGFRKLLVRSENAMDIFWLDSSSEDHPVLAGRDQWLFLARENHETNVVEDYRSFRLFSPGELAAWVAEFTARRDWLAGLGIRYLVVVAPNKHGIYPEKLPERLRRAGPVSRTDQLVAALRQARVDVVDLRPILLEVKKTRQAYYRTDSHWTPHGAYAAYLEIMRALSRHFPRFADEVRRDYDATPLAGSKGGLAPMLGLEDLFPEEKFVYVPRGGFRSHPRDDSRAGSPEDFQPAEVRENPDATLPRAVVFRDSFCHELIPFLSEHFSRVVYLWPFPSNPRQMRRFEREVVERERPQVVVDEFVERYFTQFPPDAPR; translated from the coding sequence ATGACCGTGCCCGCCGCCTCGGCCCGAAGAAGGGCCATTCACCTGCTTGGCGTGCTCCTCTTCGTCGTGCTCGTCTGTCTGCCCGCGGCCGACGGTTTTTTTCACCTGTCCCCGCCGGTCAACCTCATGGAGCCCGATCCCGGCCCGCCTCCGGCCCTGTCCCTGAATCCGACGACCTGGGAGGCGGGGTTCAGGACGCTTCGCAAGGGCTATCTGGAACGCGCCTTCGGGTTCCGCAAACTCCTGGTGCGCTCCGAGAACGCCATGGACATCTTCTGGCTCGATTCGTCCAGCGAGGACCATCCGGTCCTGGCCGGGCGCGACCAGTGGCTGTTTCTGGCCCGGGAAAACCATGAGACGAACGTGGTCGAGGACTACCGGTCATTTCGTCTCTTTTCGCCTGGAGAGCTCGCCGCCTGGGTCGCGGAATTCACGGCCCGGCGCGACTGGCTGGCGGGCCTGGGCATCCGCTATCTGGTCGTGGTCGCGCCGAACAAGCACGGCATCTATCCGGAAAAGCTCCCGGAACGCCTGCGCCGGGCCGGCCCCGTCTCCCGGACCGACCAGCTCGTGGCCGCCCTGCGGCAGGCGCGGGTGGATGTCGTCGACCTGCGGCCGATCCTGCTCGAAGTAAAAAAGACCCGGCAGGCCTATTATCGCACGGACAGCCACTGGACGCCACACGGGGCCTATGCCGCCTATCTGGAGATCATGCGCGCCTTGTCGCGCCATTTCCCCCGGTTCGCGGACGAGGTCCGCCGCGACTACGACGCAACCCCCCTTGCGGGAAGCAAGGGCGGCCTTGCCCCCATGCTCGGCCTGGAGGATCTGTTTCCCGAGGAGAAATTCGTCTACGTTCCCCGGGGCGGATTTCGCTCGCACCCCCGGGACGACTCGCGGGCCGGCTCCCCGGAGGATTTCCAGCCCGCCGAGGTGCGCGAGAATCCCGACGCGACCCTGCCCCGGGCCGTGGTCTTCCGGGACTCCTTTTGCCATGAACTGATCCCCTTTTTGTCCGAGCACTTCTCCAGGGTGGTCTACCTGTGGCCCTTCCCCTCCAATCCCCGCCAGATGCGGCGGTTCGAGAGGGAGGTCGTCGAACGGGAACGGCCCCAGGTGGTGGTGGACGAGTTCGTGGAGCGCTATTTCACCCAGTTCCCCCCCGACGCCCCCCGCTGA
- the hisC gene encoding histidinol-phosphate transaminase: MSEEPFVRDEVRGFTPYSPGLSIEEIKEKYGLARVIKLASNENPLGVSALVARVLSRKAGLVFRYPRSGNPALVSGIARSFGLDPAGVVTGNGSDEIIDLLVRVTAKPGLDNVVAFRPCFSIYVHQTRLCGVSLRQVPLGPDFRFDFEALLAAVDGNTALVFVTNPDNPSGYAVPAEQLAELAGKLPPRAILVVDEAYADFADPAGEYTLLPRLSELRNVVVLRTFSKMYGLAGLRLGFGAMAAPLADYVRRVRLPFSVNLLAEAAGMAAMEDVHFLAATRETVLRGRESVSRELSRLGCRVFPSMANFLMFVPPRPAAEVFEELLRRGIIVRPLTSYALPDLLRVSLGADEENAAFLAAMEEIVGHA; encoded by the coding sequence ATGTCCGAAGAACCCTTTGTCCGGGACGAGGTGCGCGGGTTCACGCCCTATTCGCCCGGGCTGTCCATCGAGGAAATCAAGGAAAAATACGGCCTGGCCCGGGTCATCAAGCTGGCCAGCAACGAAAACCCCCTTGGCGTCTCGGCCCTGGTGGCCCGGGTGCTGTCGCGCAAGGCCGGGCTGGTCTTCCGCTATCCCCGTTCCGGAAATCCGGCCCTGGTTTCGGGCATCGCCCGGTCCTTCGGCCTGGACCCGGCCGGGGTGGTCACCGGCAACGGCTCGGACGAGATCATCGACCTTCTGGTGCGGGTCACGGCCAAGCCGGGCCTGGACAATGTGGTGGCCTTCCGGCCGTGCTTCTCCATCTACGTCCACCAGACCCGCCTGTGCGGCGTCAGCCTGCGACAGGTCCCGCTCGGCCCGGACTTCCGGTTCGATTTCGAGGCCTTGCTTGCGGCCGTGGACGGGAACACGGCCCTGGTCTTCGTCACCAACCCGGACAATCCCTCGGGCTACGCCGTGCCGGCCGAACAACTGGCCGAGCTGGCCGGGAAACTGCCGCCAAGGGCCATCCTGGTGGTGGACGAGGCCTATGCCGATTTCGCCGATCCGGCCGGCGAGTACACCCTGTTGCCGCGTCTTTCGGAACTGCGAAACGTGGTCGTCCTGCGTACCTTCTCCAAGATGTACGGCCTGGCCGGACTGCGTTTGGGGTTCGGGGCCATGGCCGCGCCCCTGGCCGACTATGTGCGCCGGGTGCGCCTGCCTTTCAGCGTGAACCTTCTGGCCGAGGCCGCCGGGATGGCCGCCATGGAGGACGTCCATTTTCTGGCCGCCACCCGGGAGACCGTGCTTCGCGGCCGCGAATCCGTGTCCAGGGAGCTTTCCCGGCTGGGCTGCCGGGTTTTTCCGTCCATGGCCAACTTCCTGATGTTCGTGCCGCCGCGCCCGGCGGCGGAGGTCTTCGAGGAGTTGTTGCGCCGGGGGATCATCGTGCGCCCCCTGACCAGCTACGCTCTGCCGGACCTGCTGCGGGTGAGCCTTGGGGCCGACGAGGAAAACGCGGCCTTCCTGGCCGCCATGGAGGAGATCGTGGGCCATGCCTGA
- the cmk gene encoding (d)CMP kinase → MPDSRLVVTIDGPAGAGKTTLARRVAAALGVAYLDTGAMFRVAALRLGPDAPSWPGPAIGEALAGLSFSLRGAGSDTELLACGESAGDEIRTEAVGYLASTLATLPRVRAFLRQAQKDLGQRGSLVAEGRDMGTVVFPDASHKFFLDASPEVRAARRTAQLAAMGKPADPDEILADIRRRDEQDRNRAEAPLRPAPDAVIIDTSALDVDGVFAAIMDHVGQGRRAPA, encoded by the coding sequence ATGCCTGATAGCCGCCTGGTGGTGACCATCGACGGTCCGGCCGGGGCCGGCAAGACCACCCTGGCCAGACGCGTGGCGGCGGCCCTGGGCGTGGCCTACCTGGACACCGGGGCCATGTTCCGGGTGGCGGCCCTGCGTCTGGGGCCGGACGCGCCGTCCTGGCCCGGCCCGGCCATCGGCGAGGCCCTGGCCGGGTTGTCCTTTTCCCTGCGCGGGGCCGGATCGGACACCGAGCTTCTGGCCTGCGGCGAGAGCGCCGGGGACGAGATCCGCACCGAGGCCGTGGGCTACCTGGCCTCGACCCTGGCCACCCTGCCGCGGGTCCGGGCCTTTTTGCGCCAGGCCCAGAAGGACCTGGGGCAACGCGGGTCCCTGGTGGCCGAGGGCCGGGACATGGGCACGGTGGTCTTTCCGGACGCGTCCCACAAGTTTTTCCTGGACGCCTCGCCCGAGGTGCGCGCGGCCCGGCGCACGGCCCAACTCGCGGCCATGGGCAAGCCCGCCGATCCGGATGAAATCCTGGCCGACATCCGCCGTCGCGACGAACAGGATCGGAATCGGGCCGAGGCCCCCCTGCGGCCGGCCCCGGACGCGGTGATCATCGACACCTCGGCCCTTGACGTGGACGGGGTGTTCGCCGCGATCATGGATCATGTCGGCCAGGGCCGTCGCGCCCCGGCCTGA
- a CDS encoding VTT domain-containing protein has product MMDGAWDIVLHLDRHVAALSAAYGLWSYVLLFGVVFAETGLVVTTILPSDTVLFAAGAMAAKGMFPVWVLYPGFCLAAFAGDTVAYLVGVFLGDRFVSRGRIPFVSQEALAKAHEYYALHGGMTVVAARFVPILRLVVPLVGGVAGMAFPRFLAFNALGKVVWGAIYVFGGYFFGQIPWMEKNFAVVILVAMGVPFLVAGLRVAYVFWRQATRNSRG; this is encoded by the coding sequence ATGATGGACGGGGCCTGGGACATCGTGCTGCATCTGGACCGCCACGTGGCGGCCTTAAGCGCGGCCTACGGCCTGTGGTCCTATGTTCTGCTCTTCGGGGTGGTCTTTGCCGAGACCGGGCTGGTCGTGACCACGATCCTGCCCAGCGACACGGTGCTTTTCGCGGCCGGGGCCATGGCCGCCAAGGGCATGTTTCCCGTGTGGGTCCTGTATCCTGGGTTCTGTCTGGCGGCTTTTGCCGGGGACACGGTAGCCTACCTGGTCGGTGTTTTCCTGGGCGACCGGTTCGTGTCGCGCGGCCGGATTCCCTTTGTCAGCCAGGAGGCCCTGGCCAAGGCCCACGAGTATTACGCCCTGCACGGGGGCATGACCGTGGTGGCGGCCCGGTTCGTGCCGATCCTGCGGCTTGTCGTGCCGCTTGTGGGCGGCGTGGCCGGGATGGCGTTTCCCCGCTTTCTGGCCTTCAACGCCCTGGGCAAGGTCGTCTGGGGGGCGATCTACGTCTTCGGGGGCTATTTCTTCGGCCAGATTCCGTGGATGGAAAAAAACTTCGCCGTGGTCATCCTGGTGGCCATGGGCGTGCCGTTTCTGGTGGCCGGGCTTCGCGTGGCCTATGTCTTTTGGCGTCAGGCGACCCGCAACTCGCGCGGCTAA
- the thpR gene encoding RNA 2',3'-cyclic phosphodiesterase, translated as MEHIRAFLGIPLPGAYQDGLAALGPRLAAIAPARLALTRPGSWHLTLKFLGHTPRRGPTGIQAVGQALAGVVWEAFVLLGGGGGFFPNAARPRVVYVGLSRGARDCRELAGRVEAALSALGVPPEPRAFIPHLTVARVRDFPKDRGGKGGWDEVAGRLARAVWPECVVDRFVLYQSILGPHGPRYEVVEEFPARGVAPGGGPAKGANRAGCPS; from the coding sequence ATGGAACACATCCGGGCCTTTCTCGGCATCCCCCTGCCGGGCGCCTACCAGGACGGCCTGGCCGCGCTGGGGCCGCGACTTGCGGCCATCGCGCCGGCCAGGCTGGCGCTCACGCGTCCCGGGTCATGGCACCTGACCCTGAAATTTCTGGGCCACACCCCCCGGCGGGGGCCGACGGGCATCCAGGCCGTGGGCCAGGCCCTGGCGGGCGTCGTGTGGGAGGCGTTTGTCCTTTTGGGGGGCGGGGGCGGCTTTTTCCCGAACGCGGCCCGGCCCCGGGTGGTCTATGTGGGACTTTCACGGGGGGCGCGGGATTGCCGGGAGTTGGCCGGGCGCGTCGAGGCGGCCCTGTCGGCCCTTGGCGTGCCGCCCGAGCCCCGGGCCTTCATCCCGCACCTGACCGTGGCCAGGGTTCGGGATTTCCCGAAAGACCGGGGAGGGAAGGGCGGCTGGGACGAGGTGGCCGGGCGTCTGGCGCGGGCGGTGTGGCCGGAGTGCGTCGTGGACAGGTTCGTCCTGTACCAAAGCATTCTCGGCCCGCACGGTCCCCGCTACGAGGTCGTGGAGGAATTTCCGGCCCGGGGGGTGGCCCCGGGCGGCGGGCCGGCGAAGGGTGCGAATCGGGCCGGGTGTCCATCCTGA
- a CDS encoding class I SAM-dependent methyltransferase has protein sequence MDRGQRLLAILEELDDGVVWRPVRDANGRLLAKGSGIGEDGLSEYLQGVSFSGKTVCDMGCNLGYFSFMAARDGATMVEGLDVDPLVVEGAGILADMQGLANVRFRVADFTAETPETPFDMVLLVDFIGRGTIVKGRLDAVLAAAARFAAKEMLFTLRPIYACRDLDPRDEFGLPRIYGTHFVRDGRFFLLDYVASRLPDWEARMLTPGGDPARRFKHAVRFTKT, from the coding sequence ATGGACCGAGGGCAACGACTTCTGGCCATCCTGGAGGAGCTCGACGACGGGGTGGTCTGGCGACCCGTGCGCGACGCCAATGGCCGGCTTCTGGCCAAGGGATCGGGCATCGGCGAGGACGGGCTGTCCGAGTATCTCCAGGGGGTGTCGTTTTCCGGCAAGACCGTGTGCGACATGGGCTGCAACCTGGGCTATTTCTCCTTCATGGCCGCCCGGGACGGCGCGACCATGGTCGAGGGCCTGGACGTGGACCCCCTGGTGGTCGAGGGCGCCGGGATTCTGGCCGACATGCAGGGTCTGGCCAACGTGCGCTTCCGGGTGGCCGATTTCACCGCCGAGACGCCGGAAACCCCCTTCGACATGGTCCTGCTCGTGGACTTCATCGGCCGGGGGACCATCGTCAAGGGCCGCCTGGACGCGGTCCTTGCCGCCGCGGCCCGGTTCGCGGCGAAAGAAATGCTCTTCACCCTGCGGCCGATCTATGCCTGCCGCGACCTGGACCCCCGCGACGAATTCGGGCTGCCGCGAATCTACGGTACGCATTTCGTCCGCGACGGCCGGTTCTTCCTCCTGGATTACGTGGCCTCCCGCCTGCCCGACTGGGAGGCGCGCATGCTCACCCCGGGAGGCGACCCCGCCCGGCGCTTCAAGCATGCCGTGCGTTTCACCAAAACATGA
- a CDS encoding MBOAT family O-acyltransferase, protein MVFSSAAFLFYFLPLVLAGYFLLVSHSRARNWLLLAASLFFYAWGEGEFVAIMLVSIVANYFFGIWVYREHQRSESKLAISCAIAFNIILLIIFKYTNFIVDNINGFTAEFGIDPVIIGKVHLPIGISFFTFHCISYIMDIYRRQTPPQMSLPNTALYISLFPQLVAGPIVRYKDIAGQLISRHVDMGRFSRGVQRFVAGLGKKVLVANVVALPADKIFSIPPEQLTAPVAWLGILCYTLQIYFDFSGYSDMAIGLANMFGFKFMENFNYPYISRSLREFWRRWHISLSTWFRDYLYIPLGGNRCGPGRVRLNLVIVFFLTGLWHGASWNFIFWGLFHGAFLVAERGRFGKLLDEGPRIFGHAYAIVVFMVGWVFFRAADLTTAVGYLQAMFGFGTGSGMEWYVGLFVTPKLILVLCLGVVGVTPVIPWIKARRERLLANRRTAALDDGLEAVASLVLTPAIFVLCAMSLASGTHNPFIYFQF, encoded by the coding sequence ATGGTATTTAGCTCCGCCGCCTTTCTCTTTTATTTCCTGCCGCTGGTCCTGGCCGGCTATTTCCTCCTGGTCTCCCACAGCAGGGCGCGCAACTGGCTGCTTCTGGCGGCCAGCCTGTTTTTCTACGCCTGGGGCGAGGGCGAGTTCGTGGCCATCATGCTGGTGTCCATCGTGGCCAATTATTTTTTCGGCATCTGGGTCTATCGGGAGCACCAGCGGTCGGAGTCCAAGCTCGCGATCTCCTGCGCCATCGCCTTCAATATCATCCTTCTGATCATCTTCAAATATACCAACTTCATCGTGGACAACATAAACGGGTTCACGGCGGAGTTCGGGATTGACCCTGTCATCATCGGGAAGGTGCATCTGCCCATCGGCATATCCTTCTTTACCTTCCACTGCATCTCCTACATCATGGACATCTATCGGCGGCAGACCCCGCCGCAGATGTCGCTTCCCAACACGGCCCTGTATATTTCGCTTTTTCCGCAACTGGTGGCCGGCCCCATCGTGCGCTACAAGGACATCGCCGGACAGCTCATAAGCCGCCACGTGGACATGGGGCGTTTTTCCAGGGGGGTGCAGCGGTTCGTGGCTGGCCTGGGCAAGAAGGTCCTGGTGGCCAACGTGGTGGCCCTGCCGGCGGACAAGATCTTCAGCATCCCCCCGGAGCAGCTTACGGCCCCGGTGGCCTGGCTGGGCATCCTGTGCTATACTTTGCAGATATATTTCGATTTTTCAGGCTATTCGGACATGGCCATCGGCCTGGCCAACATGTTCGGCTTCAAGTTCATGGAGAATTTCAATTATCCCTATATCTCCAGGTCGCTACGCGAGTTCTGGCGACGCTGGCACATCTCCCTGTCCACCTGGTTTCGGGACTACCTGTACATCCCTCTGGGCGGCAACCGGTGCGGCCCCGGCCGGGTGCGGCTGAACCTGGTGATCGTCTTTTTCCTGACGGGCCTGTGGCACGGCGCGAGCTGGAATTTCATCTTCTGGGGTCTTTTCCACGGGGCCTTCCTGGTGGCCGAGCGCGGCCGCTTCGGAAAGCTCCTGGACGAGGGGCCACGGATTTTTGGCCACGCCTACGCGATTGTGGTGTTCATGGTCGGCTGGGTCTTTTTCCGGGCCGCCGACCTGACCACGGCCGTCGGCTACCTCCAGGCCATGTTCGGATTCGGGACCGGATCGGGCATGGAATGGTACGTGGGGCTTTTCGTGACCCCAAAGCTCATCCTGGTGTTGTGCCTGGGCGTGGTCGGCGTGACCCCGGTCATCCCCTGGATCAAGGCCAGGCGGGAGAGACTTTTGGCCAACCGGCGCACGGCGGCCCTGGATGACGGCCTGGAGGCCGTGGCCAGTCTGGTCCTGACCCCGGCCATCTTTGTCCTGTGCGCCATGTCCCTGGCCAGCGGGACCCACAACCCGTTCATTTATTTCCAGTTCTAG
- a CDS encoding universal stress protein, with translation MAEINKILCAVDFSEHSPRVADYAAELARGFGAEVLCLYVAPSLSEYLGFHVPPSSIENFVGEIVAGADTTMEDFVAKRFEGVPCTGKVLTGYAAEEILAAITNEKADLLVMGTHGRKGIDRILFGSVAEKVVKAATCPVLTIRPLPAGK, from the coding sequence ATGGCCGAGATCAATAAAATTTTATGCGCTGTGGATTTTTCCGAACACAGCCCCAGGGTGGCGGACTATGCCGCCGAACTGGCCCGGGGTTTCGGGGCCGAGGTGTTGTGCCTGTATGTGGCCCCGTCGCTCAGCGAATACCTGGGCTTCCATGTGCCCCCAAGCTCCATCGAGAACTTCGTGGGCGAGATCGTGGCCGGCGCGGACACCACCATGGAGGACTTCGTGGCCAAGCGTTTCGAAGGCGTGCCCTGCACCGGCAAGGTGCTCACCGGATACGCCGCCGAGGAGATCCTGGCCGCGATCACAAACGAAAAGGCCGACCTCCTGGTCATGGGCACCCACGGCCGCAAGGGCATCGACCGCATCCTGTTCGGTTCCGTGGCCGAGAAGGTGGTCAAGGCCGCCACCTGCCCGGTGCTGACCATCCGTCCCCTGCCGGCCGGGAAATGA